In one window of Nocardia brasiliensis DNA:
- a CDS encoding 6,7-dimethyl-8-ribityllumazine synthase, whose protein sequence is MGTTGAIAFVRAAWHSSIVGKAYEGFAAEYAELGYDPATIEVFEVPGAFEIPLHAQRLARSGKYAAVVAAALVVDGGIYRHDFVASAVIDGLMRVQLDTDVPVFSVVLTPHHFHEHSEHVTYFTEHFVTKGAEAARALATTLTSLQSLPV, encoded by the coding sequence ATGGGAACTACCGGAGCCATCGCCTTCGTCCGCGCCGCCTGGCACAGCTCGATCGTCGGCAAGGCCTACGAGGGCTTCGCGGCCGAATACGCCGAGCTCGGCTACGACCCGGCCACCATCGAGGTGTTCGAGGTGCCGGGCGCGTTCGAGATCCCGCTGCACGCCCAGCGCCTCGCCCGCTCCGGCAAGTACGCGGCGGTCGTCGCCGCCGCGCTGGTCGTGGACGGCGGCATCTATCGGCACGATTTTGTCGCGTCCGCGGTGATCGACGGTCTGATGCGGGTGCAGCTCGACACCGACGTACCGGTGTTCTCCGTGGTGCTCACCCCGCACCACTTCCACGAGCACAGCGAGCACGTCACCTACTTCACCGAGCATTTCGTGACCAAGGGCGCCGAGGCCGCTCGCGCGCTGGCGACCACGCTGACTTCGCTACAGTCGCTGCCGGTTTAG
- a CDS encoding metallopeptidase: MGRRWWGIGAVVLALLGGCGVAVENPVGPQAPASTAPWEIEGSMTATGPSGPRPGVPDAPLTARNGDGGRFDRLALNSLADLQEFWTAEYHRDFPGPFTPVQEFSSWSAQAPREQAIRFCDESTYRVVNAAYCGLDHTIGWDRGVLLPQVVAKFGELAVVMVLAHEYGHAIQGQARLAGLRTPTLVLEQQADCLAGVFLRHVAEGKSAHFTVNTTDGLNAVLGATVAFRDQGFGDPGNAHGSAFERVTAVQIGYSDGAKSCKSLTPKEIAQRRGQLPVSFGWADALLQLPVNRQSLQRLSQTLLARYPAADPPRFDYSGVGGDCADVAVTMPVSYCPSANRIGVDVPALIEMSAPAPGQDDRLSAIVNGDYSAFVLFVSRYTLAVQHARGLPLTGAASAGLRTACLSGVVSTRLSEPGGDLRLSADDLDEAVSALLTNGLAASDVHGAVVPSGYQRVEAFRTGVLDGEAACLSRYP, from the coding sequence ATGGGTAGACGGTGGTGGGGGATCGGGGCGGTGGTGCTGGCGCTGCTCGGGGGATGCGGTGTGGCCGTGGAGAATCCGGTGGGACCGCAGGCGCCGGCCAGTACCGCGCCTTGGGAGATCGAAGGTTCGATGACCGCCACGGGGCCGAGCGGCCCGCGTCCTGGCGTGCCGGACGCGCCGCTGACGGCGCGCAACGGCGATGGTGGCAGGTTCGACCGGCTCGCCCTGAACTCGCTCGCCGACCTGCAGGAATTCTGGACGGCGGAGTACCACAGGGACTTTCCGGGGCCGTTCACCCCGGTGCAGGAGTTTTCCTCGTGGTCGGCGCAGGCGCCACGGGAGCAGGCGATCCGATTCTGCGACGAATCCACCTATCGCGTGGTGAATGCCGCGTACTGCGGCCTCGACCACACCATCGGCTGGGATCGCGGTGTCCTGCTGCCCCAGGTCGTCGCGAAGTTCGGTGAACTGGCGGTGGTGATGGTGCTCGCGCACGAATACGGGCACGCGATCCAGGGCCAGGCCAGATTGGCGGGGCTGCGCACCCCGACGCTGGTGCTCGAACAGCAGGCCGACTGTTTGGCCGGGGTATTCTTACGCCATGTGGCCGAAGGGAAGTCGGCGCACTTCACGGTCAACACCACTGACGGACTCAACGCCGTGCTCGGTGCGACGGTGGCGTTCCGTGATCAGGGTTTCGGCGATCCGGGTAACGCGCACGGGTCGGCGTTCGAGCGGGTCACCGCGGTGCAGATCGGCTATTCCGACGGCGCGAAGAGCTGTAAGTCGTTGACGCCGAAGGAGATCGCCCAGCGACGTGGTCAGCTGCCGGTGTCGTTCGGCTGGGCCGACGCGCTGCTGCAGCTTCCGGTGAACCGGCAGTCGTTGCAGCGGTTGAGTCAAACCCTGCTTGCCCGCTACCCGGCGGCCGATCCGCCGCGATTCGACTATTCAGGTGTGGGCGGCGACTGCGCGGACGTCGCTGTGACGATGCCGGTTTCGTACTGTCCGTCGGCGAACCGGATCGGCGTCGATGTGCCCGCCCTCATCGAAATGAGCGCTCCCGCACCGGGACAGGACGACCGGCTGTCGGCCATCGTGAACGGCGACTACTCCGCCTTCGTCCTGTTCGTCTCCCGCTACACCCTCGCCGTGCAACACGCGCGCGGGCTCCCGCTCACCGGCGCGGCATCGGCGGGACTGCGCACCGCGTGCCTGTCCGGGGTGGTGTCGACGCGATTGAGCGAACCCGGCGGGGACCTGCGTCTCTCGGCAGACGACCTGGACGAGGCCGTGTCCGCGTTGCTCACCAATGGATTGGCGGCGAGCGACGTGCACGGCGCGGTGGTACCGAGCGGCTATCAGCGGGTCGAGGCATTCCGCACGGGTGTGCTCGACGGCGAGGCGGCGTGCCTGTCGCGCTACCCCTGA
- a CDS encoding bifunctional [glutamine synthetase] adenylyltransferase/[glutamine synthetase]-adenylyl-L-tyrosine phosphorylase has protein sequence MVRPPSARSAVPGVGRLGLLEPSAAATLRELGWDNVESIPVLWALSRAPDADLALNTLLKLYEQLGTDWAALDSAIRSETALRGRLFALIGASSAFADHLVADPAAWELLRRKALPSPEEVLAELLDVVDAVPEEGENAGPMLFRAGEHGPEVVALLRKRYRDQLMLLAALDLAATVENEPVLPYQVVGRHLTDLADAALTAALSVAVARVCKDGPVPVRLAVIAMGKSGARELNYVSDVDVVFVAEPADATATRLAAEMMSVASAAYFEVDAALRPEGKAGALVRTLDSHLAYYKRWARTWEFQALLKARPVTGDLELGEQYRAALMPMVWNASERPDFVADVQAMRRRVEDLVPADLRERELKLGHGSLRDVEFAVQLLQLVHGRVDESLHVQGTVEALTALAAGGYVGRDDAANLTASYEFLRLLEHRLQLQRLRRTHTLPAADDEEGMRWLARAAHIRPDGRQDAVGVLGTEIRRNAVRVRRLHAKLFYRPLLESVVKMDPDALRLSPDAAIRQLAALGYQAPEHALGHLKALTGGVSRKGRIQALLLPTLLEWLGETPNPDAGLLAYRRVSEGLDDQIWFLRELRDEGAIAQRLMIVLGSSEYLPDLLINAPDTIRMYADGPGGPLLLSPQPEDVARGIMTAASRYEDPKRAVAAARSLRRHELARVASADLLGMLDVQHVCRALSSVWVAVLEAALAAVIRASEAELGTPAPADFAVIGMGRLGGMELGYGSDADVLFVCDPRPGEDETKAVKWAIGVADKVQRLLGAPSTDPPLHVDAGLRPEGRNGALVRTLAAYAAYYQQWAQPWEVQALLRAHQVAGDQQLGLRFLHIIDKVRYPEGGVSAEAVREIRRIKARVDAERLPRGANPATHTKLGRGGLADIEWTVQLMQLRHAHEVLGLHNTSTLESLDVIEQTKLLDTADVELLRDAWLTATKARNALVLVRGKPTDQLPGPGRLLSAVARVAGWPNDDGSEFLDHYMRITRRAKAVVERVFGQ, from the coding sequence ATGGTCCGGCCACCGTCTGCCCGCTCCGCTGTCCCCGGTGTCGGTCGGCTCGGATTGCTCGAGCCGTCCGCCGCTGCCACGTTGCGCGAATTGGGCTGGGACAACGTCGAAAGTATTCCCGTGCTGTGGGCGCTCTCGCGCGCGCCCGACGCCGACCTGGCGCTGAACACCCTGCTGAAGCTGTACGAGCAGCTCGGAACGGACTGGGCGGCACTGGATTCGGCGATCCGCTCGGAAACCGCGCTGCGCGGCAGGCTGTTCGCGCTGATCGGCGCGTCCAGCGCGTTCGCCGATCATCTCGTCGCCGATCCCGCGGCATGGGAGCTGCTGCGGCGCAAAGCGTTGCCCTCGCCCGAGGAAGTGCTCGCCGAGCTGCTCGACGTGGTGGACGCGGTGCCGGAGGAGGGCGAGAACGCCGGACCCATGCTGTTCCGGGCCGGGGAGCACGGTCCCGAAGTGGTGGCCCTGCTGCGCAAACGATATCGCGACCAGCTCATGCTGCTCGCCGCGCTCGACCTGGCCGCCACCGTGGAGAACGAACCGGTGCTGCCGTACCAGGTGGTCGGCAGGCACCTCACGGATCTGGCCGATGCCGCGCTGACCGCCGCGCTGTCGGTCGCGGTCGCCCGGGTCTGCAAGGACGGACCGGTGCCGGTGCGGCTCGCGGTGATCGCGATGGGCAAGAGCGGCGCCCGCGAGTTGAACTACGTCAGCGATGTCGACGTGGTCTTCGTCGCCGAGCCCGCCGACGCCACCGCCACCCGGCTGGCCGCCGAGATGATGAGCGTCGCGAGCGCGGCCTACTTCGAGGTCGACGCCGCGCTGCGGCCGGAGGGCAAGGCGGGCGCGCTGGTGCGCACGCTGGACTCCCACCTCGCCTACTACAAGCGCTGGGCCCGCACCTGGGAGTTCCAGGCATTGCTCAAGGCCCGGCCGGTGACCGGCGACCTCGAACTCGGTGAGCAGTACCGGGCGGCGCTGATGCCGATGGTGTGGAACGCCTCCGAGCGTCCCGACTTCGTGGCCGACGTGCAGGCGATGCGGCGCCGGGTGGAGGATCTGGTGCCCGCCGATCTGCGCGAGCGCGAACTGAAGCTCGGGCACGGCAGCCTGCGCGACGTCGAATTCGCGGTCCAGCTCTTGCAATTGGTGCACGGACGGGTCGACGAGTCGCTGCACGTCCAGGGGACCGTGGAGGCGCTGACCGCACTGGCCGCGGGCGGCTACGTCGGGCGCGACGACGCGGCCAATCTCACCGCGTCCTACGAATTCCTGCGGTTGCTCGAACATCGCCTGCAGTTGCAGCGGTTGCGGCGCACGCACACGCTGCCCGCCGCCGACGACGAGGAAGGCATGCGCTGGCTGGCGCGTGCCGCGCACATCCGGCCCGACGGCAGGCAGGACGCGGTCGGCGTGCTCGGTACCGAGATTCGGCGAAACGCGGTGCGGGTGAGGCGGTTACACGCCAAACTGTTCTATCGCCCGCTGCTCGAATCGGTGGTCAAGATGGACCCGGACGCGTTGCGCCTCAGCCCCGATGCCGCTATCCGGCAGTTGGCCGCGCTGGGCTACCAGGCGCCCGAACACGCCCTTGGACATCTGAAAGCACTCACCGGCGGCGTTTCCCGCAAGGGCCGGATCCAGGCGTTGCTGCTGCCGACCCTGCTCGAATGGCTCGGCGAGACACCGAATCCCGATGCGGGCCTGCTGGCCTACCGGCGGGTGTCGGAGGGCCTCGACGACCAGATCTGGTTCCTGCGCGAGCTGCGCGACGAGGGCGCGATCGCGCAGCGGTTGATGATCGTGCTCGGCTCCTCGGAGTACCTGCCGGACCTGCTGATCAACGCGCCCGACACGATCCGCATGTACGCCGACGGACCGGGCGGGCCACTGCTGCTCAGCCCGCAGCCCGAAGACGTCGCGCGCGGCATCATGACCGCCGCCTCGCGCTACGAGGACCCGAAACGCGCTGTCGCGGCCGCACGTTCGCTGCGCAGGCACGAACTCGCGCGGGTCGCCTCGGCCGACCTGCTCGGCATGCTCGACGTGCAACACGTGTGCCGGGCGCTGTCCTCGGTGTGGGTCGCGGTGCTCGAAGCCGCACTGGCGGCGGTGATCCGGGCCAGCGAGGCCGAACTGGGCACGCCCGCGCCCGCCGACTTCGCGGTGATCGGCATGGGCAGGCTCGGTGGCATGGAGCTCGGGTACGGGTCCGACGCCGACGTGCTGTTCGTCTGCGACCCCCGCCCCGGCGAAGACGAGACCAAGGCCGTGAAGTGGGCGATCGGCGTCGCCGACAAGGTGCAGCGCCTGCTCGGCGCGCCGAGCACCGACCCGCCGCTGCACGTTGATGCGGGCCTGCGCCCCGAAGGCCGCAACGGCGCACTGGTGCGTACCCTGGCCGCCTACGCCGCCTACTACCAGCAGTGGGCCCAGCCGTGGGAGGTACAGGCCCTGCTGCGGGCCCACCAGGTCGCCGGTGATCAGCAACTCGGACTGCGCTTCCTGCACATCATCGACAAGGTGCGCTACCCGGAGGGCGGTGTCTCGGCCGAGGCGGTGCGCGAGATCCGGCGGATCAAGGCCCGGGTCGACGCCGAACGGCTACCGCGCGGCGCGAACCCGGCCACCCACACCAAGCTCGGCCGCGGCGGTCTCGCGGACATCGAGTGGACCGTGCAGCTGATGCAGCTGCGCCACGCGCACGAGGTGCTCGGCCTGCACAACACCTCCACCCTGGAATCGCTCGACGTCATCGAGCAGACCAAGCTGCTCGACACCGCCGACGTCGAACTGCTCCGCGACGCCTGGCTCACCGCGACCAAGGCCCGCAACGCCCTGGTCCTGGTCCGCGGCAAACCCACCGACCAACTCCCCGGCCCCGGCAGGCTCCTCTCCGCCGTCGCCCGGGTTGCGGGCTGGCCCAACGACGACGGCAGCGAGTTCCTCGACCACTACATGCGGATAACCCGGCGCGCGAAAGCGGTAGTGGAGCGGGTCTTCGGGCAGTAG
- a CDS encoding alpha/beta hydrolase: MTAEPTGAGSRTESGRFDGTGSEIAWRAWLPEVRARGVIVLVHGVAEHSGRYAHVGKRLAGAGFAVYALDHIGHGKSAGGKANIGSMDGAADNVAAMLNIASREHPQVPRFLIGHSMGSLIVLHLATRAPVDVAGIVLSAPPLDIPLGNPVQRLLAPLLTRITPNLGVLKLDSSQISRDPEVVRAYDNDPLVYRGSLPARTAVEILDTTALVKQRLDRLTVPLLVLHGTGDAIAAPSSTDLIERNAGSKDLTAIRYEGLYHEIFNEPEQDEVLGNVVDWLEAHVTDE; this comes from the coding sequence GTGACCGCGGAGCCGACCGGCGCGGGCAGCCGCACCGAGTCCGGCCGATTCGACGGCACCGGCAGCGAGATCGCCTGGCGCGCCTGGCTGCCCGAGGTGCGGGCGCGCGGCGTGATCGTCCTGGTGCACGGCGTCGCCGAGCATTCCGGCCGCTACGCCCATGTCGGCAAGCGCCTGGCCGGCGCGGGTTTCGCCGTCTACGCGCTCGACCACATCGGCCACGGCAAGTCCGCGGGCGGCAAGGCCAACATCGGCTCGATGGACGGTGCCGCCGACAATGTGGCCGCGATGCTGAACATCGCGAGCCGGGAACACCCGCAGGTACCACGCTTCCTGATCGGCCACTCGATGGGCAGCCTCATCGTGTTGCACCTGGCCACCCGCGCCCCCGTAGACGTCGCGGGCATCGTGCTCTCCGCGCCGCCGCTCGACATTCCGCTCGGCAACCCGGTGCAGCGCCTGCTCGCGCCGCTGCTAACCAGGATCACCCCGAATCTCGGTGTGCTGAAACTGGATTCGTCGCAGATCAGCCGCGACCCCGAGGTGGTGCGCGCCTACGACAACGACCCGCTGGTCTATCGCGGCAGCCTGCCCGCCCGCACCGCGGTCGAGATCCTGGACACCACGGCGCTGGTGAAGCAGCGCCTCGATCGGCTCACCGTGCCCCTGCTCGTGCTGCACGGCACCGGCGATGCCATCGCCGCGCCGTCCAGCACCGACCTGATCGAGCGGAACGCGGGCTCGAAAGACCTCACCGCGATCCGCTACGAGGGCCTCTACCACGAGATCTTCAACGAACCCGAGCAGGACGAGGTGCTCGGCAACGTGGTGGACTGGCTGGAGGCGCACGTTACCGACGAGTAG
- a CDS encoding endonuclease/exonuclease/phosphatase family protein, with product MRGWVERALLGVGWCAAAAGLTGLMLHFVAWRQRWLVLAASGASYLMVGAVIGLVCFLIARGWRSAGVAAVLVGVVLWTAVPVFVPAGRAAGGPEVSVMQSNLLFGGADPDAVVRAVRDERIDVLTVNELTNAAVDRLAAAGLDAVLPHRYVEPTADGGGGTGIYSRYPLRDTKKYAGFILNQVSATMVHPDRGPVTIFAFHPIPPPMNFADWLTEMRRIREILDAHQGPAIVGADFNATRDHAAYRELLHGRFESAAEQTGAGLLLTFPDDKRWGPIIGIDHVLLADARAEEIRTVRVPRSDHRALVARVRLT from the coding sequence ATGCGTGGATGGGTGGAGCGAGCACTGCTCGGCGTGGGGTGGTGCGCGGCGGCGGCCGGGCTCACCGGGCTGATGTTGCACTTCGTCGCCTGGCGGCAGCGGTGGTTGGTGCTGGCGGCGTCGGGTGCGTCGTATCTGATGGTCGGGGCGGTGATCGGGTTGGTGTGCTTCCTGATCGCCCGCGGCTGGCGTAGCGCGGGGGTGGCCGCGGTGCTGGTCGGCGTGGTGTTGTGGACGGCGGTGCCGGTGTTCGTCCCGGCAGGGCGCGCCGCGGGCGGGCCCGAAGTCAGTGTGATGCAGTCGAACCTGCTCTTCGGCGGCGCCGACCCGGACGCGGTGGTGCGGGCCGTGCGGGACGAGCGCATCGACGTGCTCACCGTGAACGAGCTGACGAACGCGGCGGTCGACCGGCTCGCCGCGGCGGGGCTCGACGCCGTGCTGCCGCACCGCTACGTCGAACCGACGGCCGACGGTGGCGGCGGCACCGGGATCTACAGTCGATATCCGTTGCGCGACACCAAGAAATACGCGGGCTTCATCCTCAACCAGGTCTCCGCGACAATGGTGCATCCGGATCGTGGCCCCGTCACGATCTTCGCCTTCCACCCGATTCCGCCGCCGATGAACTTCGCCGACTGGCTGACGGAGATGCGCCGCATCCGCGAAATCCTCGACGCTCACCAGGGCCCGGCGATCGTCGGCGCGGACTTCAACGCCACCCGCGACCACGCCGCCTACCGCGAATTGCTGCACGGCCGTTTCGAATCCGCCGCCGAGCAGACCGGCGCGGGCCTGCTGCTCACCTTCCCCGACGACAAGAGGTGGGGCCCGATCATCGGCATCGACCACGTGCTGCTCGCCGACGCCCGAGCCGAGGAGATCCGCACCGTCCGTGTCCCGAGATCAGACCACCGCGCCCTGGTAGCCCGAGTCCGCCTGACCTGA
- a CDS encoding M20/M25/M40 family metallo-hydrolase, whose translation MTEPVDDRTAERLAAALRCVTVSTDDPADIDDAAFERLGAHLEQSFPRVHAELDCERFGHSRLYRWPGVEQDRVAAILLAHQDVVPVDDPQRWTHPPFAGVVDDEFVWGRGAIDDKSRLLAILEAVEAALAAGIRPRHTIFLAFGHDEEVFGDTGAMHMAQRLRDQGVFADLLLDEGGMVTTGVADRIEPPVATIMLGEKGYATVRLSVTEVGGHSSMPGRQTAVGRIARAVARIQDHPMPLRMTPVTADMLARLRTVLPTPRRQLLRLADLVAPLVTRVMAARPQTEALVRTTTAPTVIRGGVKSNVLPQHAEAFVNFRILPGDSVDSVLAHCRKVVRDNGVRIEPAGVCSEPTVNATPGAAFDMIAAITRAIVADAVITTGIVPGATDSRHYHDLAETRCNFAPIVLGERDLASIHGTDERLSRVNYARLIEFNRRLFIELAYSTSSEPQGADA comes from the coding sequence ATGACCGAACCGGTCGACGATCGCACCGCCGAGCGCCTCGCGGCCGCGTTGCGCTGTGTCACCGTGTCCACCGACGACCCGGCCGACATCGACGACGCCGCCTTCGAACGACTCGGCGCGCACCTCGAGCAGTCGTTCCCCCGGGTGCACGCCGAGCTCGACTGCGAGCGGTTCGGGCACAGCAGGCTCTACCGCTGGCCGGGAGTGGAGCAGGATCGCGTCGCGGCGATCCTGCTCGCCCACCAGGATGTGGTGCCGGTCGACGATCCGCAGCGCTGGACGCACCCGCCCTTCGCCGGTGTGGTCGACGACGAATTCGTCTGGGGCCGTGGCGCGATCGACGACAAGAGCAGGCTACTGGCGATCCTGGAGGCGGTCGAGGCCGCCCTCGCCGCCGGAATCCGGCCGCGCCACACCATCTTTCTGGCCTTCGGCCACGACGAGGAGGTCTTCGGCGACACCGGGGCGATGCACATGGCACAGCGCCTGCGCGACCAGGGCGTGTTCGCCGACCTGCTGCTCGACGAGGGCGGCATGGTCACCACCGGCGTCGCCGACCGCATCGAACCGCCGGTCGCCACGATCATGCTCGGCGAGAAGGGGTATGCGACAGTTCGGCTTTCGGTCACCGAGGTGGGCGGGCACTCGTCCATGCCAGGCAGGCAGACCGCGGTGGGCCGGATCGCCCGCGCGGTCGCCCGCATCCAGGATCATCCGATGCCGCTGCGCATGACGCCGGTGACCGCCGACATGCTCGCCCGGCTGCGCACGGTGCTGCCGACGCCGCGGCGGCAGCTGCTGCGCCTCGCCGACCTGGTCGCCCCGCTGGTCACCCGGGTGATGGCGGCGCGGCCGCAGACCGAGGCACTGGTGCGCACCACCACCGCCCCCACCGTGATCCGGGGCGGCGTGAAGTCCAACGTGCTGCCCCAGCACGCCGAGGCGTTCGTCAATTTCCGCATCCTGCCCGGCGACTCGGTCGACTCGGTGCTCGCGCACTGCCGGAAGGTGGTGCGCGACAACGGCGTCCGGATCGAACCGGCCGGGGTCTGCTCGGAGCCGACGGTCAACGCCACCCCGGGCGCCGCGTTCGACATGATCGCGGCGATCACCAGGGCCATCGTCGCGGACGCGGTGATCACCACCGGCATCGTGCCCGGCGCCACCGACTCCAGGCACTATCACGACCTGGCCGAGACGCGCTGCAACTTCGCCCCGATCGTGCTCGGCGAACGCGATCTGGCCTCGATCCACGGAACCGACGAGCGGCTTTCCCGGGTGAACTACGCTCGTCTCATCGAGTTCAACCGACGGCTGTTCATCGAGCTGGCCTACTCGACGAGCAGCGAGCCCCAAGGAGCCGACGCATGA